A DNA window from Pseudoalteromonas rubra contains the following coding sequences:
- a CDS encoding cation:proton antiporter codes for METIYLVLAWLGLAIFLYSIIIRQLQRAEFTGPMWFVLFGCALGWYFQDSLTLKVDTLREFLPLVELILAIFLFSDAAKTRLRVLLHSYQLPLLLLLALPLTMGFAALGAHALLSLPWLSCFILAIMLTPTDAALCQSFIQEKQVPAQLREAINVESGLNDGLCVPVFLFLLGSSLYTQQPAEHSLGALFLHEVGLALVVALVLTVVSVYLIKLTYRHHFFAAKSSPFLFIGIAIAVFSATQLLGGSGFIAVFISGLLFDYGFRDALKDKLIEESEQIADLAAYILWVIFGISASILLFTTFDWRIWAYALLAVAVFRFFPVVLLLLACRLGWRERVVLAWFGPKGLASVVLSLMLLGSNLPHSLFITKITTATVLLSIFIFGVSGHLAGTFLIKKQ; via the coding sequence GTGGAAACAATCTATCTGGTGCTGGCCTGGCTGGGGCTGGCCATTTTTCTGTACTCCATTATCATTCGTCAGTTGCAACGGGCTGAATTTACCGGACCAATGTGGTTTGTGCTGTTTGGTTGTGCCCTGGGCTGGTATTTTCAGGATTCGCTGACGCTGAAGGTGGACACGTTGCGTGAGTTTCTGCCTCTGGTTGAATTGATCCTGGCTATTTTTCTGTTTTCAGATGCGGCAAAAACCCGGCTCAGGGTCTTATTACATTCCTATCAACTGCCACTGTTACTGCTGCTTGCGCTGCCTCTGACCATGGGGTTTGCGGCGCTTGGCGCACATGCGTTATTGTCTTTGCCCTGGCTGAGCTGTTTTATTCTGGCCATTATGCTGACACCAACCGACGCGGCCTTGTGTCAGAGCTTTATTCAGGAAAAGCAGGTGCCGGCTCAGCTTCGTGAGGCGATCAATGTTGAAAGTGGCCTGAATGATGGCCTGTGTGTACCGGTTTTTCTTTTTTTACTTGGTAGCAGCCTGTATACCCAGCAACCCGCCGAACATTCACTGGGGGCGTTATTTTTGCACGAGGTGGGGCTCGCTTTAGTTGTTGCATTAGTGTTAACTGTCGTGTCTGTTTACCTGATTAAATTGACTTATCGTCATCATTTCTTTGCTGCTAAAAGCAGCCCGTTTTTATTTATCGGCATTGCCATTGCGGTATTTTCTGCCACCCAATTGCTCGGTGGGAGTGGGTTTATTGCGGTGTTTATCAGTGGTTTGTTGTTTGATTATGGCTTTCGAGATGCGCTTAAAGACAAACTGATCGAAGAAAGCGAGCAGATAGCCGATCTGGCGGCTTATATCCTGTGGGTTATCTTTGGGATCAGTGCCAGTATTTTGTTGTTTACTACGTTTGACTGGCGGATATGGGCATATGCATTACTGGCGGTGGCCGTGTTTCGGTTCTTTCCTGTGGTTTTGTTGTTACTGGCTTGCAGGCTGGGCTGGCGCGAGCGCGTGGTACTTGCCTGGTTCGGACCGAAAGGACTGGCCTCTGTTGTGTTAAGCCTGATGTTGCTGGGGTCGAACCTCCCTCACAGTCTTTTTATTACGAAGATCACGACGGCCACTGTGCTGCTGAGCATCTTTATCTTTGGTGTGAGCGGCCACCTTGCGGGTACTTTTTTGATTAAAAAACAATAG
- a CDS encoding manganese-dependent inorganic pyrophosphatase — protein sequence MAMFVVGHKIPDSDSICGAIALAYLKNQIGEEAIPTRLGDVSPETQFILDRFGFEAPELKLSYAGEEVYIVDHTEKTQAPDDIDEATVVGVVDHHKLGDLTTSTPLECWIRPVGCSNTIIKMMYDFYGVEIPQGIAGLMMCAILSDTVIFKSPTCTTADIKCVEALAEIAGIEDFKALGMEMFKVKSAVEGTPARDLVMRDFKDFNMNGNLVGIGQLEVIDLSVFDDIKADLEADIAKLKEEGGRHSVLLLLTDIMKEGSQMLIASDDESIVATAYQVTPENSRVWLDGVLSRKKQVVPPLQDAFA from the coding sequence ATGGCAATGTTTGTAGTGGGACACAAGATCCCTGACTCAGATTCAATTTGTGGTGCAATTGCACTGGCTTACCTGAAGAACCAGATCGGTGAAGAAGCGATCCCAACACGTTTGGGTGATGTCTCTCCTGAGACGCAATTTATTCTTGACCGCTTTGGCTTTGAAGCCCCTGAATTAAAGCTTAGCTATGCTGGCGAAGAAGTATATATCGTTGACCATACAGAGAAAACACAAGCACCAGACGACATCGATGAAGCCACTGTCGTGGGTGTAGTGGATCACCACAAACTGGGTGACTTGACTACCTCAACGCCACTTGAGTGCTGGATCCGTCCGGTTGGTTGTAGTAATACCATCATTAAAATGATGTACGACTTCTATGGCGTTGAAATCCCACAAGGGATCGCGGGCCTGATGATGTGTGCGATCCTGAGCGATACTGTGATCTTCAAATCACCAACGTGCACCACAGCAGACATTAAGTGCGTAGAAGCACTCGCTGAAATCGCGGGCATCGAAGATTTTAAAGCACTGGGCATGGAAATGTTCAAAGTAAAATCAGCGGTGGAAGGCACACCAGCACGCGATTTGGTTATGCGTGACTTTAAAGACTTCAACATGAATGGCAACCTGGTTGGTATTGGCCAGCTGGAAGTCATTGATCTATCAGTATTCGATGACATCAAGGCCGATCTGGAAGCCGATATTGCTAAGCTGAAAGAAGAAGGTGGTCGTCACTCAGTATTACTGCTGTTAACCGACATTATGAAAGAAGGCTCACAAATGCTGATCGCCTCTGACGACGAAAGCATTGTGGCAACTGCCTATCAGGTCACACCTGAAAATAGCCGAGTATGGCTGGATGGCGTGCTGAGCCGTAAAAAGCAGGTTGTTCCACCACTGCAAGATGCATTCGCATAA
- the coaBC gene encoding bifunctional phosphopantothenoylcysteine decarboxylase/phosphopantothenate--cysteine ligase CoaBC, producing MSQTHKRILLGISGGIAAYKCAELVRRLKDHHCDVKVVMTESAKQFITPLTMQAVSGEPVADSLLDPAAEAAMGHIELAKWADLILVAPASSNIIAKMAAGIADDLLTTLLLATPAPVAIAPAMNQQMYAHLATQANLSTLARRGVIVWGPGQGEQACGDVGKGRMLEPHELVSLALDALTPEAPILAGKTVTITAGPTREALDPVRYISNHSSGKMGYALAEAALALGADVHLISGPVTLTPPHGCTVHAVNSARDMHQAAMSLAPDSDVFIGCAAVADYRAADIAEQKIKKQGDEMTLTLVKNPDIIADVAALTARRPYTVGFAAETQDVAQYAQGKLKNKGLDMICANDVSQEGIGFNANNNALTLFWDNAQQSLPLASKSELALTVVKAIAGKLN from the coding sequence ATGAGCCAAACACACAAGCGTATTCTTCTGGGGATCAGCGGTGGGATCGCCGCCTATAAATGTGCCGAACTGGTGCGACGATTAAAAGACCATCACTGTGACGTCAAAGTTGTCATGACGGAGTCTGCAAAACAGTTCATTACTCCCCTGACCATGCAAGCAGTCTCGGGCGAACCCGTCGCAGATTCTCTGCTTGACCCGGCAGCCGAAGCCGCCATGGGCCATATCGAATTGGCAAAATGGGCCGATCTGATTTTAGTCGCACCGGCCAGCAGCAACATCATCGCCAAAATGGCCGCAGGCATTGCCGATGATCTGCTTACCACTTTGTTGCTGGCAACCCCCGCACCGGTTGCCATTGCCCCGGCCATGAATCAGCAAATGTATGCTCACCTGGCAACACAGGCAAACCTCTCCACACTGGCACGTAGAGGCGTTATTGTCTGGGGTCCCGGTCAGGGCGAGCAAGCCTGTGGGGATGTCGGCAAAGGCCGGATGCTGGAGCCCCATGAACTGGTATCACTGGCGCTAGATGCACTCACCCCTGAAGCCCCTATACTGGCCGGTAAAACGGTGACCATCACAGCGGGCCCAACCCGTGAAGCGCTCGATCCGGTGCGTTATATCAGTAACCACAGCTCTGGTAAAATGGGCTATGCACTGGCTGAAGCCGCACTGGCGCTGGGCGCTGACGTACATCTTATCTCAGGCCCGGTCACGCTCACTCCGCCACATGGCTGTACAGTGCATGCAGTCAACAGTGCACGGGATATGCATCAGGCTGCGATGTCACTGGCGCCCGATTCAGATGTCTTTATTGGGTGTGCAGCCGTTGCGGATTATCGTGCCGCAGATATCGCCGAGCAAAAAATTAAAAAGCAAGGCGATGAAATGACCCTGACACTGGTGAAAAATCCAGACATTATTGCTGACGTTGCCGCACTAACAGCACGCAGGCCCTATACCGTCGGCTTTGCCGCAGAAACACAAGATGTGGCGCAGTACGCGCAAGGCAAACTGAAAAACAAAGGGTTAGATATGATCTGTGCCAATGATGTCAGCCAGGAAGGGATTGGCTTTAATGCCAATAACAATGCCCTGACCCTGTTTTGGGATAATGCACAACAATCTTTGCCACTGGCAAGCAAGTCAGAGTTAGCGCTTACTGTCGTTAAAGCAATTGCCGGTAAACTTAATTAA
- a CDS encoding alkaline phosphatase — protein MKKKLLAVAVSAVLLTACNDDDTKTVEVIKEVEVVKEVEVVKEVEVAPKPVTQVKNIILMIGDGMGAQQVGLLEEYARRAPNSTYNSKDNQTALSKLANGGHLGLSLNAPHGENGSLVVDSACSATQLATGKAAGSEMIGLDDQGYVIETILEKAKKAGKATGLVSDTRLTHATPAAFAAHQPHRSYEPEIAVEMVESGMVDVMLSGGARVFIPSDIKEDAADQEVLANLGMPASVYKKSKRSDDRNVVVEAKEQHGYELAFDKAQLADADTNKLLGLFANSGMADGIAYRDCKADNSCTQPSLKEMTVKALDILSKDEDGFFLMIEGGQIDWAGHANDAGWMLNELLKFDEAVEAVHEWAKERTDTLVVVTADHETGSFGFSYSSHNKPEAVDLPGDGMQGKQYKPKFNFGGLELLDILYGQKGTFYDVIGHVNGDYDFSNSTDKEWQDAIQLFTPYQVTIDEAARMNEFNGYNSDNVPLPKFDDFSDFYVYGTEDYTAKIGRIVAKQQNVVWGTGTHTAAPVPVYAFGPEGVTAQFSTLQHHVDIGTKMIKALGLADAE, from the coding sequence ATGAAAAAAAAGCTATTAGCAGTGGCGGTCTCTGCCGTCTTATTGACCGCATGTAACGATGACGACACCAAAACGGTTGAAGTGATCAAAGAAGTTGAAGTTGTTAAAGAAGTTGAGGTTGTTAAAGAGGTTGAAGTTGCGCCTAAGCCTGTTACTCAGGTGAAGAATATTATCCTGATGATCGGCGATGGTATGGGTGCTCAACAGGTTGGTTTACTTGAAGAGTATGCACGTCGCGCACCAAACTCTACCTACAACAGCAAAGACAACCAAACCGCACTGTCTAAGCTTGCTAATGGCGGTCACCTGGGTTTATCTCTGAATGCACCACATGGTGAAAACGGCAGTCTGGTTGTTGATTCAGCGTGTTCGGCAACTCAGCTTGCGACTGGTAAAGCGGCTGGCTCTGAGATGATTGGTCTGGACGACCAGGGTTATGTAATTGAAACAATCCTTGAAAAAGCGAAAAAAGCGGGCAAGGCGACCGGTCTGGTTTCAGATACACGTTTGACCCATGCGACGCCGGCTGCATTTGCTGCACACCAGCCACACCGCTCTTACGAGCCTGAAATTGCCGTAGAGATGGTAGAAAGCGGCATGGTGGATGTCATGCTATCAGGTGGTGCGCGCGTGTTTATTCCATCAGATATTAAAGAAGATGCGGCTGATCAAGAAGTACTTGCTAACCTGGGTATGCCAGCCAGCGTGTATAAAAAGTCGAAGCGTAGCGACGACCGCAATGTGGTTGTTGAGGCCAAAGAGCAGCACGGCTACGAACTTGCATTCGACAAAGCGCAGCTCGCTGATGCCGATACTAATAAACTACTTGGTTTGTTTGCAAACTCGGGCATGGCAGATGGTATTGCGTACAGAGATTGTAAAGCAGACAACAGCTGTACTCAGCCTTCTCTGAAAGAGATGACAGTAAAAGCTCTGGACATTCTGTCTAAAGATGAAGACGGCTTCTTCCTGATGATTGAAGGCGGTCAGATTGACTGGGCTGGTCACGCTAATGATGCTGGCTGGATGCTGAATGAACTACTGAAATTTGACGAAGCAGTAGAAGCAGTCCATGAGTGGGCGAAAGAGCGTACAGATACGCTGGTTGTGGTGACGGCTGACCACGAAACGGGTAGTTTTGGTTTCAGTTACTCAAGCCACAATAAACCTGAAGCGGTTGACCTGCCGGGCGATGGTATGCAGGGCAAGCAGTATAAGCCGAAGTTTAACTTTGGCGGCCTTGAGTTACTGGATATCCTGTACGGACAAAAAGGGACTTTCTATGATGTGATTGGTCACGTAAACGGTGATTATGACTTTAGTAACTCAACGGATAAAGAGTGGCAAGATGCGATTCAGCTGTTCACACCTTATCAAGTCACCATTGATGAAGCAGCGCGTATGAACGAGTTTAACGGTTACAACAGTGATAACGTGCCGCTGCCTAAGTTTGATGATTTCTCAGACTTCTATGTGTATGGCACTGAAGACTACACTGCTAAAATTGGCCGCATCGTGGCGAAACAGCAAAACGTTGTTTGGGGTACAGGTACCCACACGGCTGCACCAGTGCCTGTGTATGCTTTCGGTCCTGAAGGCGTGACGGCACAATTTTCAACGTTACAGCACCATGTTGACATCGGTACCAAGATGATCAAAGCACTGGGTCTGGCTGACGCTGAGTAA
- the rpmB gene encoding 50S ribosomal protein L28 yields MSKVCQVTGKRPVVGNNRSHARNATKRRFLPNLQTHRFWVESEKRFVTLRTTTKGMRIIDKKGIDAVLTDIRARGEKV; encoded by the coding sequence ATGTCTAAAGTCTGTCAAGTTACAGGTAAGCGCCCGGTTGTTGGTAACAACCGTTCACACGCGCGCAACGCAACTAAGCGTCGTTTCCTACCTAACCTGCAAACGCACCGTTTCTGGGTTGAAAGCGAAAAGCGCTTTGTTACTCTACGCACTACTACTAAAGGTATGCGTATCATCGATAAAAAAGGCATCGACGCGGTATTGACTGATATCCGTGCTCGCGGCGAAAAAGTATAA
- the rpmG gene encoding 50S ribosomal protein L33, which translates to MRDKIRLVSTAGTGYFYTTDKNKRNMPEKMEIKKYDPKVRKHVIFKEAKIK; encoded by the coding sequence ATGCGTGATAAGATCCGTCTAGTTTCTACTGCTGGTACTGGTTATTTCTACACTACCGACAAGAACAAGCGTAACATGCCTGAAAAAATGGAGATCAAAAAGTACGATCCTAAAGTACGTAAGCACGTGATCTTCAAAGAAGCGAAAATCAAGTAA
- a CDS encoding DKNYY domain-containing protein, producing the protein MTNRLLLLLTALVLAGCNTTPPERGYIVNAKTNQVLYGDRIGPLGQTRVTRSLNNVDPATFEVVDRFGYAKDKHLVFKSGRSIPFADPATFRKLSQYYAADKRYVYFNGEIVRGANPDNVQVIDDSSSFQGYLLSDNKVYLGTDKVFTPCDIETFKVLSIGTFAKDQECVFYEGERVMGASAKSFRRLYLDYGADHQHVYYRTKRVKGLNVKDFRSLSDEYARDKHHIYFHEQRTTISPEGFRAFDGAYAKNDQHVFYQGSLLQGADPDTFRVYYFGVLAKDKTYCYHKGKRTECEKKDESLSVQERQANGLKRFIEIQNKSMATREKELPARIRELKLALNHRYLTPDNVNDIDLSKLPIGFHFRWFDTSLAEREVMYELRNMENDIATFALHSSNLKGALFEKRARDGKVLSDSEMKLNAAFSYQYTPYKCLYKLGKCEQAITPLVTADELTNSLLQVSPDNPQGKLDLTGQIELVKLQQRAPAGGTYHISYDDGIWTRADEQGNKERFMFDEFGLPVLHVREQGGLLVDLWYRKFE; encoded by the coding sequence ATGACAAATCGACTACTGCTCTTGCTGACGGCACTTGTGCTTGCAGGTTGTAACACCACGCCCCCAGAACGGGGCTATATCGTCAATGCTAAGACCAATCAGGTACTATATGGAGACAGGATAGGCCCGCTTGGGCAAACCCGGGTTACCCGGTCGCTCAATAACGTTGATCCGGCTACCTTTGAGGTGGTCGATCGCTTTGGTTATGCCAAAGATAAGCATCTGGTGTTTAAATCCGGGCGCTCTATCCCGTTCGCGGATCCTGCTACTTTTCGCAAGCTCTCACAGTATTATGCGGCAGATAAACGGTATGTGTACTTCAATGGAGAAATTGTCCGTGGTGCGAATCCGGATAATGTGCAGGTAATTGATGACTCATCTAGCTTTCAGGGTTACTTGCTCAGTGATAATAAGGTTTATCTGGGAACAGACAAAGTCTTTACCCCTTGTGACATAGAAACGTTTAAGGTTTTATCAATTGGTACATTTGCCAAAGATCAAGAATGCGTTTTTTACGAAGGGGAGCGCGTGATGGGGGCGTCGGCAAAATCATTTCGAAGACTGTATCTTGACTATGGGGCTGATCATCAGCACGTTTACTATCGAACCAAGAGAGTTAAAGGGCTTAACGTAAAAGACTTTCGCAGCTTAAGTGATGAATATGCGAGAGACAAACATCATATATATTTTCACGAGCAACGGACTACCATTTCACCTGAAGGGTTCAGGGCATTCGATGGTGCATATGCGAAAAATGACCAACACGTCTTTTATCAGGGAAGTCTTTTGCAGGGGGCCGATCCTGACACGTTCAGAGTGTATTACTTCGGGGTGTTGGCTAAGGACAAGACATACTGTTACCACAAAGGAAAGCGTACAGAGTGCGAAAAAAAGGATGAATCGTTGTCAGTGCAGGAGCGCCAGGCAAACGGACTCAAGCGATTTATTGAGATACAGAACAAGTCTATGGCGACGCGTGAAAAAGAACTTCCTGCGCGTATTCGAGAACTTAAATTAGCCCTGAATCATCGTTATCTGACCCCGGATAATGTGAATGATATAGACTTGAGCAAACTCCCCATAGGTTTCCATTTTAGATGGTTTGATACCTCTTTGGCTGAGCGGGAGGTGATGTACGAGCTACGCAATATGGAAAATGACATCGCTACTTTTGCATTGCACTCAAGCAACTTGAAAGGCGCGCTTTTTGAAAAGCGCGCTCGTGACGGTAAGGTATTGAGTGATTCAGAGATGAAATTAAATGCAGCCTTTAGTTATCAGTATACGCCTTACAAGTGCCTCTATAAATTAGGAAAATGTGAACAGGCGATAACTCCATTAGTGACAGCAGATGAACTGACAAACAGTTTACTTCAGGTGTCACCTGACAACCCTCAGGGGAAATTGGACCTGACTGGACAGATTGAACTGGTCAAGCTTCAGCAACGCGCGCCTGCTGGCGGGACGTATCATATTAGTTATGATGATGGGATCTGGACCCGGGCTGATGAACAAGGAAACAAAGAGCGTTTTATGTTTGATGAGTTTGGACTGCCGGTGTTGCATGTGCGTGAGCAAGGCGGCCTGCTCGTTGATTTGTGGTATCGCAAGTTTGAGTAA
- the slmA gene encoding nucleoid occlusion factor SlmA, translated as MPATKRSNRKEQILQSLAQMLETSPGQRITTAKLATEVGVSEAALYRHFPSKARMFEGLIEFIEDTLLSRINLILENEKETQSRIYNILMLLLTFSEKNPGITRILTGDALQGEQERLRERVQGLFEKLETQFKQVLRERKLREGKTFASDEAALANFFLAYVEGKMNQFVRSDFKAKPAANFASHWQELQRIWLA; from the coding sequence ATGCCAGCGACTAAACGCAGTAATCGCAAAGAGCAAATACTCCAATCCCTTGCGCAAATGCTTGAAACCAGTCCAGGGCAGCGTATTACCACCGCCAAACTGGCGACAGAAGTCGGCGTGTCTGAAGCCGCACTGTATCGTCACTTTCCCAGTAAAGCCCGAATGTTTGAAGGACTGATTGAATTTATTGAAGACACTTTACTGTCGCGGATCAATTTAATCCTGGAAAACGAAAAAGAAACGCAAAGTCGTATCTACAATATCCTGATGTTGTTACTCACTTTCTCTGAAAAGAACCCAGGGATCACCCGAATTCTGACCGGAGATGCACTTCAGGGTGAGCAGGAAAGGTTGCGCGAGCGCGTTCAGGGATTATTCGAAAAACTCGAAACCCAATTCAAACAAGTCCTCCGTGAGCGCAAGTTGCGCGAAGGCAAAACCTTTGCCAGTGATGAAGCCGCTTTGGCAAACTTTTTCTTAGCCTATGTTGAGGGTAAAATGAATCAGTTTGTACGCAGCGACTTTAAAGCCAAGCCAGCAGCCAACTTTGCCAGCCACTGGCAAGAATTACAGCGTATCTGGCTGGCGTAA
- the radC gene encoding RadC family protein, producing the protein MQLMAIPKMQRPRERLLNNGASALSDAELLAIFLRTGIAGMNAIELAQSLIDQSGSLQELMNVPCSEFCQYKGVGEAKYVQLQAVMELSRRYLLEDVVRDAQFGSPQAVSDYLKIQLKGLHHEVFMALFLDNQNRLIRDEVLFSGTINAASVYPREVVKAALKYNAAALIFAHNHPSGVAEPSEADRLITNKLQRALALVDIQVHDHLIVAGSCCLSFAQRGLL; encoded by the coding sequence ATGCAATTGATGGCAATACCTAAAATGCAAAGGCCCAGAGAGCGGCTGCTAAACAATGGCGCCAGTGCACTCAGCGATGCCGAACTACTGGCCATTTTTTTACGCACCGGGATTGCGGGTATGAATGCTATTGAACTGGCTCAGTCGCTGATTGATCAAAGCGGCTCTTTGCAGGAGTTAATGAACGTACCGTGCAGCGAGTTTTGTCAATATAAAGGCGTTGGTGAAGCCAAATATGTGCAGTTGCAGGCAGTAATGGAACTCAGCCGACGTTATTTGTTGGAAGACGTGGTGCGCGATGCTCAGTTTGGTTCACCCCAGGCAGTCAGTGATTATCTTAAAATACAGCTTAAAGGGCTGCATCATGAGGTTTTCATGGCATTGTTTTTAGATAACCAGAATCGCTTGATCCGCGATGAAGTGTTGTTTTCCGGCACCATTAATGCTGCCAGTGTCTATCCGAGAGAAGTCGTAAAGGCGGCGCTGAAGTACAATGCTGCAGCTTTGATTTTTGCCCACAACCATCCCTCCGGGGTCGCCGAACCCAGTGAAGCCGACAGACTGATCACCAATAAATTGCAGCGAGCGTTGGCGTTGGTTGATATTCAGGTACATGATCACTTAATTGTAGCGGGCAGCTGCTGCCTTTCATTTGCGCAAAGAGGGCTGTTGTAG